A stretch of Planococcus citri chromosome 5, ihPlaCitr1.1, whole genome shotgun sequence DNA encodes these proteins:
- the LOC135846750 gene encoding uncharacterized protein LOC135846750 yields MFLSLKMNNLLCGPPLPANFWDGLNQKSIDSYILDYIRHNEDRVYMINGETNEQLTLRQLSEQSLNVATNLQSLGCRSSQTNVAIFSENHINFMVAHLGIWLSGSTATTVNCLYTNDELKHAMNIAKPSILICSLQTYPKAKGILATNQFVKYLILLDNPPILSTDVLLFSDLSRKSSSKLVPPCVDPNDPAQILFSSGTTGLPKGVLLTHKNIVYMIHMINLACVVLTEYSTYYQLEGKYTLTTLPMFHAFGMFVNLFTLTLDMTEIFLKRFDEELYLSLIQKYKIKSLFLVPPMVVSLLKSDLIKQYDLSSVDHIVCGGATLKFSTEKEIVEKLNLNRCQQGYALTESGTLVTLKHPSSQKVGSCGNVVPGVVGKVIDTETSEILGPGQMGELCFNTPGMMKGYSDDPEATASAIRDGWLHTGDLGYYDEDGDFFVVDRLKELIKYKAYQVAPAELEALLIKHPEIKDAGVIGVPDDAAGELPTAFVVRKPQSSISENDLKQYVSDKVSPHKWLRGGVRFVDEIPKNSSGKILRRKLRELAANEITCKY; encoded by the exons ATGTTCTTATCCCTCAAAATGAACAACCTGTTGTGTGGGCCTCCTTTACCAGCCAATTTCTGGGATGGtttgaatcaaaaaagcatCGATAGCTACATTTTGGACTATATTCGTCACAACGAAGACAGAGTTTACATG ATAAACGGCGAGACGAACGAACAACTCACACTTCGCCAACTATCAGAACAAAGCTTGAACGTAGCAACCAATTTACAAAGCTTAGGATGCCGTTCGTCGCAAACCAacgttgcaattttttcagaaaaccatATAAATTTCATGGTTGCTCATTTAGGCATTTGGTTGAGTGGATCAACAGCGACTACAGTCAATTGTTTATACACCAatg ACGAATTGAAGCACGCTATGAACATAGCAAAACCCAGTATATTGATTTGTTCTCTTCAGACGTATCCAAAAGCTAAAGGAATTCTAGCCACAAACCAATTCGTCAAATATTTGATACTGCTGGATAATCCTCCGATACTTTCAACAGACGTTTTACTATTTTCCGATCTTTCAAGGAAATCCTCTTCCAAACTCGTCCCACCATGTGTTGATCCGAATGATCCAGCTCAGATTCTTTTTTCTAGCGGTACTACAGGATTGCCAAAAGGGGTTTTGCTAACCCACAAAAATATTGTATACATGATTCACATGATAAA TTTGGCCTGCGTTGTTCTTACAGAATATTCAACTTATTACCAATTGGAAGGAAAATACACGTTGACCACGTTACCTATGTTTCACGCATTTGGAATGTTTGTCAATTTGTTCACTCTAACTCTGGACAtgacagaaatatttttgaaaagattcgaCGAAGAATTATATCTCTCATTGATTCAAAAATACAAG ATTAAAAGTCTATTCCTAGTACCTCCGATGGTAGTGAGTCTTCTGAAAAGCGATCTAATCAAACAATACGACCTATCTTCTGTGGATCACATCGTATGCGGAGGAGCTACGTTGAAGTTCAGCACCGAAAAAGAAATCGTGGAAAAACTCAACCTGAATCGATGCCAACAAGGATACGCTTTGACCGAAAGTGGTACCCTGGTCACTCTTAAACATCCAAGTAGCCAAAAAGTAGGAAGTTGCGGTAACGTGGTACCAGGAGTGGTGGGAAAA gTAATTGACACAGAAACGAGTGAAATTCTAGGACCTGGCCAGATGGGAGAGTTATGTTTCAACACCCCTGGAATGATGAAAGGATATTCTGACGATCCCGAAGCCACTGCCAGCGCTATTCGTGATGGATGGCTCCATACTGGTGATTTGGGATATTACGACGAGGATGGAGATTTCTTCGTCGTCGATAGATTGAAGGAATTGATTAAATATAAAGCGTATCAG GTTGCTCCTGCTGAATTGGAAGCCTTACTCATAAAACACCCAGAAATCAAGGACGCTGGAGTAATTGGTGTGCCAGACGACGCCGCAGGGGAATTGCCAACAGCATTTGTCGTCAGAAAACCACAATCTTCTATTTCAGAAAATGATTTAAAACAATACGTTTCTG ATAAAGTATCGCCTCATAAGTGGCTCAGAGGAGGAGTCAGGTTCGTCGATGAGATTCCTAAGAATTCCAGTGGGAAAATACTGCGAAGAAAGCTGAGGGAATTGGCAGCTAACGAGATCACGTGCAAATATTAA
- the LOC135848227 gene encoding uncharacterized protein LOC135848227, translated as MILHVLLILSTKLMELKSEKALIFSPSLNEPQDLCSVPGDELTFTVILACPATSQKEKQFDEKVSLTGHSLFYREFHPKHKLVENIQQDICEKSFEPVMVYDHTRDEYKIGYELYYDDAKVPEFNSCNGTCYHSYQLAQMAKNQTNHELTNQTAPTSDLVIKYEDGHKLKFNFTDGSQTLVFHWVDVLTLKSSGNNKRIVNSLTYTSWIYNLSSTCQYYNPSDENIYSEQNQEIHLKDIFVQPSPSNETNHVNISCGQAYGCLVNAQIGSLMHFLSSAERLASCSHMNMIPVWKTIAEGQLLKVDAYTMALDALFIPYRKILGVSGVLKMRKASNPDESREILLSDCEHRTVIHVPKIIYRIIEYQRVQCGNDVDKSQWVINQHAAVIIIHNDPSLVQISDDQRLCDRQSTLTGGWETIINDDPRTGLTYVCPMTPELNDELGAYEDSITAETFQPLNVDAVPYCNSLTMWDPEDKIFHLNYTTNILENFDEILADARAR; from the exons ATGATTCTACACGTATTGCTCATTTTGAGCACCAAGTTGATGGaattaaaatcagaaaaag CTTTGATTTTTAGCCCATCGTTGAATGAGCCCCAAGACCTTTGCAGTGTTCCTGGTGATGAACTGACTTTCACCGTTATACTCGCGTGCCCTGCTACCTCACAAAAAGAGAAACAATTCGATGAGAAAGTCTCCCTCACTGGGCATAGTTTATTTTACAGGGAATTTCACCCTAAACACAAACTGGTGGAAAATATCCAGCAGGATATTTGTGAAAAGTCGTTCGAACCTGTCATGGTTTACGATCACACACGTGACGAATATAAAATTGGCTACGAG ttgTATTATGATGATGCGAAAGTACCCGAATTTAACTCGTGTAATGGAACATGCTACCACAGTTATCAATTG GCACAAATGGCGAAAAATCAAACCAATCACGAACTGACGAACCAAACTGCACCCACAAGTGACCTGGTGATTAAATACGAAGATGGCCataaactgaaatttaatttcactgATGGATCTCAAACCCTG GTTTTCCATTGGGTGGACGTTTTGACCTTGAAATCTTCAGGGAACAACAAACGTATTGTGAATTCATTGACTTACACATCTTGGATTTATAATTTATCGAGTACGTGTCAATATTACAATCCTTCAGATGAAAATATATATTCAGAA CAAAATCAAGAAATCCATCTAAAAGATATCTTCGTCCAACCATCTCCTAGCAACGAAACCAACCATGTAAACATATCCTGTGGACAAGCCTACGGTTGTCTAGTAAATGCTCAAATAGGATCTTTGATGCATTTCCTCTCAAGTGCAGAAAGACTCGCCAGTTGTTCTCACATGAATATGATCCCAGTTTGGAAAACTATCGCCGAAGGGCAACTGCTAAAAGTTGACGCTTACACGATGGCATTGGACGCT TTATTCATCCCATATCGTAAAATACTCGGCGTAAGCGGCGTTCTCAAGATGAGAAAAGCCAGCAACCCTGACGAATCTCGAGAAATCCTCTTATCAGATTGCGAACACCGGACAGTAATCCACGTACCTAAAATAATATACAGAATTATCGAATACCAAAGAGTTCAATGCGGAAACGATGTAGATAAATCGCAATGGGTAATAAATCAACACGCTGCAGTCATTATAATCCATAACGATCCTTCTTTGGTACAAATATCGGATGACCAAAGACTCTGTGATAGACAATCTACTCTGACCGGAGGATGGGAAACGATTATAAATGATGATCCGAGAACTGGACTCACATACGTGTGTCCAATGACTCCGGAGTTGAATGATGAATTAGGAGCGTATGAAGATAGTATAACTGCAGAGACCTTTCAGCCTTTGAATGTGGATGCGGTGCCGTATTGTAATAGTTTAACTATGTGGGATCCAGAGGATAAGATTTTCCATTTGAATTACACTACCAATATACTCGAAAATTTCGACGAAATATTGGCTGATGCACGCGCTCGATAG